In one window of Drosophila ananassae strain 14024-0371.13 chromosome XR, ASM1763931v2, whole genome shotgun sequence DNA:
- the LOC6504527 gene encoding dolichyl-diphosphooligosaccharide--protein glycosyltransferase subunit STT3A, whose product MTVDVGGGVRGLLTWEKQEHLVKLAILILAAVLSFATRLFSVLRFESVIHEFDPYFNYRTTRFLAEQGFYKFHNWFDDRAWYPLGRIIGGTIYPGLMVTSAALYRLMWLLNITIDIRNVCVFLAPFFSSLTTLVTYALTKEIHSTGAGLVAAALISIVPGYISRSVAGSYDNEGIAIFCMLFTYYLWIKAVKTGTIFWSAMSALAYFYMVSSWGGYVFLINLIPLHVLALMITGRFSHRIYIAYSTLYCVGTILSMQISFVGFQPIQSSEHMLALGVFGLCQIHAFVDYLRSRIPKEHFELLFKTLVSSILTVVLVVGTVATITGKVSPWTGRFYSLLDPSYAKNHIPIIASVSEHQPTSWSSFYFDLQILVFLFPAGLYFCFSKLTDSNIFIILYGVTSIYFAGVMVRLMLVLAPVMCVLSGIAISHLLAKYIKSVDAGSAAKAGVESKRQFKKLEQQTGGVKSEVAIGFVGIITFMLIVYTLHCTWVTSEAYSSPSIVLSARSHDGGRIIFDDFREAYYWLQMNTPEDARIMSWWDYGYQITAMANRTILVDNNTWNNTHISRVGQAMASSEEKAYEIMRELDVDYVLVIFGGLTGYSSDDINKFLWMVRIGGSTDRGANIREKDYYAANGEFRVDKEGSPTLLNCLMYKMCYYRFGQMYTEGGKAQGYDRVRAAEIGNKDFELDVLEEAYTTEHWLVRIYKVKDLPNRGV is encoded by the exons ATGACCGTGGACGTGGGCGGCGGCGTCAGGGGTCTGCTCACCTGGGAAAAGCAGGAGCACCTGGTTAAGCTAGCTATTCTCATTTTGGCAGCCGTTTTAT CGTTCGCCACGCGACTCTTCTCCGTTCTGCGATTCGAGAGCGTTATCCATGAGTTCGATCCGTACTTCAACTACCGAACCACCCGCTTCCTTGCGGAGCAGGGCTTCTACAAATTCCACAACTGGTTCGATGACCGCGCCTGGTATCCGCTGGGCCGCATCATCGGCGGCACCATCTACCCCGGCCTGATGGTGACCTCGGCGGCGTTATACCGCCTCATGTGGCTACTGAACATCACCATTGACATTCGGAACGTGTGCGTCTTCCTGGCACCGTTCTTCTCCTCGCTGACGACCCTGGTCACCTATGCCCTCACCAAGGAGATTCAC AGCACTGGCGCTGGACTGGTGGCCGCCGCCCTGATCTCCATCGTGCCGGGCTACATCTCCAGGTCCGTGGCTGGTTCGTATGACAACGAGGGCATCGCCATCTTCTGCATGCTCTTCACCTACTACCTGTGGATCAAGGCCGTGAAGACGGGCACCATCTTCTGGTCGGCCATGTCGGCGCTGGCCTACTTCTACATGGTCTCCTCCTGGGGTGGCTACGTCTTCCTCATCAATCTCATCCCGCTGCACGTCCTGGCGCTAATGATTACCGGACGATTCTCGCATAGAATCTACATCGCCTACAGCACACTGTATTGTGTGGGAACTATACTGTCCATGCAGATATCGTTCGTGGGCTTCCAGCCCATACAGAGCTCGGAACACATGCTG GCCCTTGGCGTCTTTGGTCTTTGCCAGATCCATGCCTTTGTGGACTATCTGCGATCTCGCATTCCCAAAGAGCACTTCGAGCTGCTCTTCAAGACCCTGGTGTCGAGTATTCTGACTGTGGTCCTGGTGGTGGGCACTGTGGCCACCATAACCGGCAAAGTTTCGCCCTGGACTGGACGATTCTATTCGTTGCTGGATCCGTCCTATGCCAAGAATCATATTCCTATTATTGCCTCGGTCTCTGAGCATCAGCCCACGTCCTGGTCGTCCTTCTACTTCGATCTACAG ATCTTGGTGTTTTTGTTCCCTGCTGGCCTGTACTTCTGCTTCTCGAAGCTCACCGACTCGAATATCTTCATTATTTTGTACGGCGTTACCAGTATTTACTTTGCTGGAGTCATGGTCCGTCTTATGCTGGTCCTGGCCCCAGTGATGTGTGTCCTTTCGGGCATTGCCATCTCCCACCTGCTGGCCAAGTACATCAAGAGCGTGGACGCGGGCAGTGCCGCCAAGGCTGGCGTGGAAAGCAAAAGGCAGTTTAAGAAGTTGGAACAGCAAACGGGAGGTGTTAAGAGCGAAGTGGCGATTGGATTTGTGGGCATCATAACCTTCATGCTGATCGTTTATACGCTCCACTGCACCTGGGTCACCTCGGAGGCCTACTCCTCGCCCAGCATTGTGCTGAGTGCCCGATCCCATGACGGTGGACGCATTATCTTTGATGATTTCCGTGAGGCGTACTACTGGCTGCAGATGAACACTCCAGAG GACGCTCGGATCATGTCCTGGTGGGATTATGGCTACCAGATAACCGCCATGGCCAATCGCACCATTCTGGTGGACAACAACACCTGGAACAACACGCACATTTCGCGCGTGGGCCAGGCCATGGCCTCGTCGGAGGAGAAGGCGTACGAGATAATGCGAGAACTGGATGTGGACTACGTCCTGGTCATATTCGGTGGCCTCACCGGCTACTCCTCGGACGACATCAACAAGTTCCTGTGGATGGTGCGCATCGGCGGCAGTACGGATCGTGGAGCGAATATCCGGGAGAAGGACTACTATGCCGCCAATGGCGAGTTCCGGGTGGACAAGGAGGGATCACCCACTCTACTTAACTGCCTCATGTACAAGATGTGCTATTACCGGTTTGGGCAGATGTACACGGAAGGTGGCAAGGCGCAGGGCTATGATCGGGTGAGGGCGGCCGAGATCGGTAACAAGGACTTTGAGCTGGATGTCCTGGAGGAGGCCTACACCACGGAGCACTGGCTGGTGCGCATCTACAAAGTCAAGGACCTGCCCAACCGTGGCGTCtaa
- the LOC6504383 gene encoding cystathionine beta-synthase, protein MPQPKPYQRPADFIDPGKPSRCKWHLGTTEKSPHIQRSIAHRQKITPNILDVIGMTPLVRLNHIPASEGIECEMYAKCEFLNPGGSVKDRIGYRMVQDAEEQGLLKPGFTIIEPTSGNTGIGLAMACAVKGYKCIIVMPEKMSNEKVSALRTLGAKIIRTPTEAAYDSPEGLIYVAQQLQRETPNSIVLDQYRNAGNPLAHYDGTAAEILLQLDNQVDMIVVSAGTAGTISGIGRKIKEQAPNCQIVGVDPFGSVLARPEELNKSDVQFYEVEGIGYDFPPTVFDDKVVDVWSKIGDVNCFPMSRRLNAEEGLLCGGSSGGAMYAALEHARKLKKGQRCVVILPDGIRNYMTKFVSDNWMEARGFKEPVNEHGHWWWSLPITQLELPAPEAVLKSGATVGEAIGLMKVLRVDQLALVDEDDGAVLGVVGQETLITQIVTMNRQQTDPAIKALNKRVIRLQETDIIGKLARVLEVDSSVLIIGKTAAGKEELKALATKLDVTNFIANGNPSEKINGTTNGNTH, encoded by the exons ATGCCACAGCCCAAGCCGTACCAGAGGCCCGCGGACTTCATCGATCCTGGCAAGCCGTCGCGCTGCAAATGGCACCTGGGCACTACTGAGAAGTCGCCCCACATCCAGAGGAGTATCGCCCATCGCCAGAAGATCACCCCGAACATCCTGGACGTGATTGGAATGACACCACTGGTCCGTTTGAATCACATCCCGGCCAGCGAGGGAATCGAATGTGAAATGt ACGCCAAGTGCGAGTTCCTGAATCCTGGTGGTTCGGTCAAGGATCGCATTGGCTATCGCATGGTGCAGGATGCCGAGGAGCAGGGTCTTCTCAAGCCAGGCTTCACCATCATCGAGCCGACCTCCGGCAACACGGGCATCGGTCTGGCCATGGCCTGTGCCGTCAAGGGCTACAAGTGCATCATTGTTATGCCGGAGAAGATGTCCAACGAGAAGGTATCGGCCTTGAGGACCTTGGGCGCCAAGATCATACGTACACCGACGGAGGCGGCCTACGATTCGCCGGAGGGCTTGATCTACGTGGCCCAGCAGTTGCAGCGGGAGACACCCAACTCGATTGTCCTGGATCAGTACCGGAATGCCGGCAATCCTTTGGCCCATTACGACGGAACTGCTGCCGAAATCCTTCTGCAGTTAGATAACCAagtcgatatgattgtcgtgTCGGCGGGAACTGCTGGCACCATTTCCGGCATCGGCAGGAAGATCAAGGAGCAGGCTCCCAATTGCCAGATCGTTGGCGTTGATCCCTTTGGATCTGTTCTGGCCCGTCCCGAGGAGCTCAACAAGAGCGATGTGCAATTCTACGAGGTGGAGGGCATCGGCTACGACTTCCCGCCGACTGTCTTCGATGACAAGGTGGTGGATGTTTGGTCCAAGATCGGTGATGTCAACTGTTTCCCGATGAGCCGTCGTCTCAACGCCGAGGAGGGTCTGCTCTGCGGTGGTTCCAGTGGCGGTGCGATGTACGCCGCCCTCGAGCATGCCCGGAAACTGAAGAAGGGCCAGCGATGTGTCGTTATCCTGCCGGATGGCATTCGCAATTACATGACAAAGTTCGTATCCGACAACTGGATGGAGGCGCGTGGCTTCAAGGAGCCGGTGAACGAACACGGCCACTGGTGGTGGAGTTTGCCCATCACCCAGCTGGAACTGCCGGCTCCCGAGGCGGTACTGAAGTCCGGAGCCACGGTCGGCGAGGCCATTGGCCTGATGAAGGTACTCCGCGTGGATCAGCTGGCTCTGGTGGACGAGGATGATGG CGCCGTATTGGGAGTCGTTGGCCAGGAGACGCTCATCACCCAGATCGTGACCATGAACCGCCAGCAGACCGATCCCGCCATCAAGGCCCTCAACAAGCGAGTGATCCGTCTGCAGGAAACCGACATTATTGGAAAGCTGGCCCGTGTCCTGGAGGTGGATTCCAGTGTCCTTATCATTGGCAAGACGGCGGCCGGGAAGGAGGAGCTCAAGGCTCTGGCCACTAAGCTGGATGTAACCAATTTCATAGCCAACGGTAATCCCAGTGAAAAGATCAATGGCACCACCAATGGCAACACCCACTAG
- the LOC6504526 gene encoding transcription factor kayak produces the protein MCHNSGIMEKSNEQQIERYMAYGMPSKAVRSVKYTLKKREKKQQQKEEALQKLQKQEQHLLEQLELTSSSSSSSSGSGSGSASSSDVSSDSDADSGTDVAAAKAAHGGESMEESKSTVKPLERRKSSLAAAFPNTTVHSGNIELLKFCPHFRKMQQQEQQQMIKEQQQLQQQQQQQQEKAEESGEVTTVLSTAALKAQQRKLSSMEPSMDDALAIGTQMTRQVSERITYLVAQLQASRLYTILTRTTQPAHLIAVCILAFVMMTVGRDLIDPATTTTTTTTSVDSSLADATSSQSTTRSSTGGVLAALIYLGAFATHFGSQIWMTFVSGLSLYFSLPRHVFGQCQQILFPRYFAFNAMLSLTMLVVYAKYFLSGWTTSAGIQMGSLALAAGIEVVVRLYLVPPMLRLMHEKYRIEDAIGSGQEVGSLVQGDLIDCPHYQRIHKGFRRIHMTIAIGNMTVMLTTCLQLYFLASKIRLS, from the exons ATGTGCCACAATTCGGGAATTATGGAGAAAAGCAACGAGCAGCAGATCGAACGGTACATGGCCTACGGGATGCCATCAAAGGCGGTGAGAAGTGTCAAATACACTCTCAAGAAGCGCGAGAAGAAGCAACAGCAGAAGGAAGAAGCTCTCCAAAAGCTACAAAAACAGGAGCAACACTTATTGGAGCAATTGGAGCTaacaagcagcagcagcagcagcagcagcggtagtggcagcggcagcgcTAGCAGCAGTGACGTTAGCAGCGACAGTGATGCCGATAGCGGTACTGATGTTGCTGCCGCCAAAGCTGCCCATGGGGGAGAGTCCATGGAGGAGTCGAAAAGTACCGTTAAGCCATTGGAGCGTAGAAAGAGCAGCCTGGCAGCTGCATTTCCCAACACTACAGTGCATTCTGGAAATATTGaacttttgaaattttgtccACATTTTCGTAAAATGCAACAACaggagcaacaacaaatgATAAAGGAGCAACAAcagttgcaacaacaacaacagcagcaacaagaaaaagCCGAGGAAAGTGGCGAAGTAACAACGGTACTTTCAACTGCAGCTCTGAAAGCGCAACAACGAAAACTTAGCTCCATGGAGCCGTCCATGGACGATGCCCTGGCCATTGGAACTCAGATGACACGTCAGGTGTCCGAGAGGATCACCTACCTGGTGGCCCAGCTGCAGGCCAGCCGTCTCTACAC aattCTGACGCGTACAACACAACCAGCACACTTGATCGCCGTTTGCATACTGGCCTTCGTGATGATGACTGTGGGACGCGACCTCATCGACCCAgcaacgacaacaacaacaacaacaacatcggTAGACTCTTCACTAGCAGATGCAACATCATCACAATCCACAACGAGATCATCCACGGGCGGTGTACTGGCTGCTCTGATCTACTTGGGGGCATTTGCAACACACTTTGGATCACAGATCTGGATGACATTTGTCTCGG GACTCTCGCTGTATTTCTCGCTGCCACGTCATGTCTTCGGGCAGTGCCAGCAGATCCTGTTCCCTCGCTACTTCGCCTTCAATGCCATGCTCAGCCTGACCATGCTGGTGGTGTATGCGAAGTACTTCCTGAGCGGATGGACGACATCGGCGGGCATTCAAATGGGATCACTCGCCCTGGCGGCGGGTATTGAGGTGGTGGTGCGATTATATCTAGTACCGCCGATGCTACGGCTGATGCACGAGAAGTATAGGATCGAGGATGCGATCGGTAGTGGTCAGGAGGTGGGTAGCCTGGTGCAGGGCGATCTGATCGATTGTCCGCACTATCAGCGCATCCACAAGGGATTCCGGCGCATTCACATGACCATCGCCATTGGCAATATGACGGTCATGCTGACCACGTGCCTGCAGCTGTATTTTCTGGCATCGAAAATACGCCTCAGCTAA